The genomic window tccTTGGTAAACAAGATGCGAAAAACAACAAAGCAGAGTGATTTGGGGTTATTTCCCTTATGTACCAATAAAAACCTAATGAAATCAGTTTACTTAATTCCTTCTGTTTTGTAGATCCACTTTCTCTTTTGGATGGTGCCAGCCAGGTGATACATTTTGTTTCTGTGAGCTTAATTTTCTGTGCTAGCTACCCTGGGGCCAATGCATTCTTTTGTCACATGTATTCATATCACTGTCTTAGGATCTGTCAAAATGAAGAATCACTTCCTCTTCTGTGCCAGAACTGATCTGATAGTCTTATTTGCAAAGATTCAGACCTTCCTCAGCACCAAAATATACAGGAACTAGGCATGGATCTTACAGCTCTTTTGTCCCTTATCAAATGTAATGCCCAGTGTTTTGAAATTATCAGCAGGCTGTCCTTGTAGTGCCCGAACTCAGGTGTCTGCTGTGGTCCACAGTCTAACCTCAGATCAGGCGCTGCTCCCTTTGTGATTGGGCGCGAGTGATACAGAGCTTCCCATCCAGACCTGAGTGTCCCTTCAGGGAATGAAGAAGGCCTTAAGACTTCTGACAATAATCTTTCTTAGGGCCTAGACAATAATCTTCACCCTGGATGAAATTCACTTATGCCTCTCCCCAAGGTAAAAACTCCCTGGCCTTCTGCCCATAACTAGATTTTATCAGCTAacctttcttgtttgtttggaaAATCATGAGCCatgtttttacaaaaattatttgaaagatagatagataatatctACTATATTATgtagtatataatataattatatgttattaaatataataatatattaataatttattattgataattaaagtaatttaaaataatacattataaatatatagcaatatatgatatataaatataaagtatatttttatatgacagATATTATCTATCTtctattttatagttatatattatataatattatgtaatatataactatacttataaatagataatatttatcCAATTGTATATTATTTGAATTATCCAATATTTAACTAGTATCTATATTCTCTAGCTGTATAGATGTAGGTACAGATAGAGATAATACAAAGAATTTAGTACAATAgctatataaaaaagtaaaagtaaaatcaagTAAAATCTGAGCATCCTCATCTCTGGGGATATCTACAGATATTTTACCAGGAATAGTATTGGCTGGGGTTGCACTCTTAGCTTTGGGGCCAAAATAAATTTATGCCCCAATTTATTCATACTCCACTCCCATAAAAAAAAGTGGATACATGGTAGGTTACATGAAGTTTACCCCCTCTGTGGGGTTTCCTGACAATCCTCATTATATTCACTATTGAATTCCTTCTGCAGGGGCTTTTAACTTTAGGCTAAGGGGCATCCATTAGGTATGGCATATTACTATAACtcgaataaaatatatattgcaacTAAAGATATTTGATTAACTATTTCAATTAAATTAGTTTCACTTGTgatagtaaaatttttattttttgcctttaaaataataGGCTTCAGAGAACTGTCAAAAGGATCATGGCACTAAAAggctaggaaacaaactgaaggttgttggaggggagggcagcagggggacaggtaactggatgatgggcattaaggagagcacgtgGTGTAATAATGACCACCaagtgttatataagactgaggaatcactgtcctctacttctgaaaccaataatacattatatgttaattaattgaatttaaattaaaaaaatttttttaaagttaagaatcCCTAAGGGAATGGAAGAAGgtctttttagggatccctgggtggctcagcggtttagctcctgcctttggcccagggcgtgatcctgaggtctcggaatcgagttccacatcaggctccctccctggagcctgcttctccctctgcctgtgtctctgcctctctctctctctctctctctctctctgcctgtctatcatgaataaataaataaatctttaaaaaaaaaaaaaaggaagaagatctTTTTACATTACCTGCAGTTTTATTAATCTCATTGTCATAGTTTCTAGTTCTGTCTTCTGTGATCTTACCACCATGCCTCTGTAAGTTTATGCCGCATGTGTCTATGATACACTGTAATTGTCGATCTTTCTTTGGGCAGAACACGACTTTAAATTTTGTAATAGTGCAATTCATAGtggaaatttttttcacatttatttcaacATTTGCTGAAAAAAACTTATGTGCTAGTTACTATCTAGCCAAAGGGGATACtaggtcaaaaaaagaaaatgactgttCTTTATCAACTTACAAtctaaaaagtgtgtgtgtgtgtgtgtgtgtgtgtgtgtgtgtaataagtTCTTAATTTATGTTTCCCCCACAGATCTTGGAGGCATCTGAGGTTTAATGAGGACTTTCCAGCATTCCAGACTGCTGCCCTGCAATGAAGCTCTGAGTCATGGTCTTTGGGTCTAAGGAGTTGGCAACAATGTGGAACCCCAGGACAGCCAACCTGACTAACCTTCACTCTGAGCAGAATCCCAAAAGGAATCTGGCCTGAAATCAGAGCAAGCATAGAGAAAGACTTGCTTGTTAATGgaaacaggaaaggagaaaagggttTGCAACAAATTGCAACAGACTTTCCACCATTCTAAAGAACCCACCTTCCTTATCAACCAAGCCCTTCTATGTAGTGACTCCCACTCTAGCCTTTTGCCAGAAACAGAGCATGTCAGTCTTgctagaaaaataaagacaggaccTCAGAAAATGAGACCTGGAACAGTGATACTCTCAAAACGGTCTAGTTGGAGAATTATGTCAGAAGGTCAGCCCAGCCCCCCAGTGATCCCCTCCCGCAGGCCTGGATTCCGGGTGTGCTATATCTGTGGCCGAGAATTTGGGTCACAATCAATTGCCATTCATGAACCTCAGTGCTTGGAGAAGTGGCGGATTGAAAATAGCAAATTGCCCAAGCACCTGAGAAGGCCAGAACCCTCCAAACCACAGCCTCTTGGGGGCACTGGGTCCTATAATCTTCAGGCAGTGAATGAGGCAGCATACCAAAGTTTCCAAGCTCAGCTGCTGCCCTGCGAATCCTGTGGCCGCACATTCTTGCCAGATAGCCTTCTTATTCACCAGAGAAGCTGCAAGCTAAAGGGTGATAGGCCCAGAGCACCAAACCCCACCAGTTCTGATGATCCTGCTGGTCCCAAGAAAGCTTCTAGTGGCATCCCAGCTCGACCAAAGACTCTCATCTGCTACATTTGTGGTAGGGAATTTGGCACTCTGTCCCTTCCCATTCATGAGCCCAAATGCCTGGAAAagtggaaaatagaaaatgaccGGCTCCCCAGGGAGCATCGCCGACCACTCCCACAGAAGCCCCAGACACTTTCAACTGGACTGTCCAACCAAGAAGGGTCAACTCAAGCACAGCTGGTGCCCTGTCCAAATTGCTGCCGGACCTTTGCCCCAGACCGCCTTCCAGTACACCAGAGAAGCTGTAAAGCTCAACCTAGTGggcaaaaaattcagaatttgacTTTAGGGAGTAAAGGTGGCCTAAAAGAGTCCACTAATTCCAAGCAACCAAGGAACATGGCAGCACCCACTGTGACTGATAAGGTAATTCATGCCACATGAGATGCATTGGGTGGACCTGGGAGTACATTCTACCTCCAAGGGATTGAGAGAAAACTATCCCCAGACTCAGCTACCTCCATCCCTAAGATGGTTTCTTTCAATGCCAAATGTCTGCCTCATTGCAGCCTATCCAAGTTGACCCCTGTTGGGCCCTATATCTCTGTTGACAAAGTAGATATAAGAACATCCCTGCCTGGTAGGTTTATTGCCATCTTCTACTCTGCTGTCTAAAAGAGAGATGGAAGTCTTTCTTCCCTGATTCCTCATACCAATAATCCTTGGGAGAGACTGTTATTTGAAAATGAGTCATTAATGCTGTGTCTACATTGCAGAGATATAATTCCCATTCCAACAGCCAATATTTATTACCAGTTTATTTTAGTCATCTACCTTAGGAATTCATTTTTGGCAACACCACGTTATGCTGAGTTTATCTTACTAAAATAGAATCTATGTCAAAAACCCCAAATGACTTTATCAACAATTAAGCAGTGGAGCACTTACAGAAATAGATGTGCTCTTCAGATACAGCATGTTTTCTTTTAACACTTCCATGATTATGATATGTGGGAGATTAGCCCCAGGGCATACTCCAAAGCAAAGACGTGCGGATTCATGGTTTTGGGCAGCACTCAGAACTGTTGCTCTGTGCCCTGCGTTTGGTTTGGACCCGAGGCGCTGCTCCCCACTTGGGCACCTGGGAATAAGCATGACTCCATGGGTCTCCAACTGGTATGGTGAAGTATTGTTTACCTGAAGGTTCACCATCAACTACAACTGGGGAAGAATGCTTATGGGGGTGGCTATCCACACGATGTGGTCCATGTGCTTTGTCTTGCCAAGAAGCACAGGACGTGGGTGCACTGTTTTGTGTCATTCCTTACAGAATGTCAAATCATGAGAAATAGGAAGTGGTCAAAATCTTTTCTCTATGGTTGGCTATCTAAAGCAAATCCTGtagggattctttttctttctttttctttttttttagagtaggtGCCAttcccgatgtgggtctcgaactcacgatcctgagattgagtcacattctttcctgactgagccagccaggcgcccctgccttTAAATGGACTGCTTGGGGAAACTGAAGTTACCCAAGCCATTCTAAAAGAGTTAACCAGAAGGACTAAGTTTGGGGAACAGGAAGCagcctttatttttaatgcaacttttcttccttgcttttttgTTGCATTACATTGGCAAACTTCTAGTACTTTTTCCTAACtttcatgtttaaaatgaaatgactAGAAATGTACTGGTTTAGAAGATTCCAAGACAATGATCCTAAAGCCAAAGAATCAGACTGAGAGATACTGGGCAAGTTTTCTGATGAACACTGAAGCAAGAATGGCTAGTTTCTGTGCTAAAATCAAAACCCAAACTCTTAAATGTGGCATGAGCTGCAGGCTGGTCTCATAAACATGATCTGTTTTTCCCATCTTCTGGCTGTTGCTTTTCTTCCAAAACGTGTGGGGTCTGGATTCAGAGAACACAAGACTCCATGGCTCGGAGCCGCAAATCAGCAAGTCCGTTAGCTCTCTGACTTGCCGCCCTGTTTCCTGATTGTATGCATTTGCTTCACATGTTCTAAGTACAGATCTCGAGATAGGGAAGAGTGTGGTCAGGATTCTTGTGCTTTCTGTTATAACACATACTTTGTGCCAGCAGGCTGAGCACGGCGTGTTCCCACTCAGTCACGACTGCTAAAGAAGGCTGGCCTGGGCCCCTGGCTTCACAGGAAGACACTTCCTGACTCACCCAGGCATCTGGAGGGGAGATGTCAGAGGAAGAGGTCAGCGATGGCCCTTGGTGACTTGGGCATTTAGATCAAAGTAGTGGACTTCCATCAGAACAGGGGCATCTAGGGGACGTGGCTCTGTCACAGCACAACCAACCCTGCTCCCAGGCCTGGGAAGGCGCGTGTCAGTGAGAAACTGGCTCTCGGTGCTGTTGAATATGTGCTGGCCTGTTTGGGGATCACACAGGCTTTCGTGGAGGGCCTAGGAAGGTCATCCAATATAGGGTCCCTTTAGCTGCCAGACTTAAAGCAATCTTGCATtaattaaaatggacaaaagtgGCAGGCATCAGAGAGGCATGGACTTTATTTCTTCCCTAGGAAAGATATTTGCCATTCCATAGTGTTTTCAGCAGGAAACCTCTCCCAGGTAGTATGGTTTTCACTT from Canis lupus familiaris isolate Mischka breed German Shepherd chromosome 11, alternate assembly UU_Cfam_GSD_1.0, whole genome shotgun sequence includes these protein-coding regions:
- the LOC474655 gene encoding zinc finger protein 474 isoform X1, encoding METGKEKRVCNKLQQTFHHSKEPTFLINQALLCSDSHSSLLPETEHVSLARKIKTGPQKMRPGTVILSKRSSWRIMSEGQPSPPVIPSRRPGFRVCYICGREFGSQSIAIHEPQCLEKWRIENSKLPKHLRRPEPSKPQPLGGTGSYNLQAVNEAAYQSFQAQLLPCESCGRTFLPDSLLIHQRSCKLKGDRPRAPNPTSSDDPAGPKKASSGIPARPKTLICYICGREFGTLSLPIHEPKCLEKWKIENDRLPREHRRPLPQKPQTLSTGLSNQEGSTQAQLVPCPNCCRTFAPDRLPVHQRSCKAQPSGQKIQNLTLGSKGGLKESTNSKQPRNMAAPTVTDKAEHGVFPLSHDC
- the LOC474655 gene encoding zinc finger protein 474 isoform X2, yielding METGKEKRVCNKLQQTFHHSKEPTFLINQALLCSDSHSSLLPETEHVSLARKIKTGPQKMRPGTVILSKRSSWRIMSEGQPSPPVIPSRRPGFRVCYICGREFGSQSIAIHEPQCLEKWRIENSKLPKHLRRPEPSKPQPLGGTGSYNLQAVNEAAYQSFQAQLLPCESCGRTFLPDSLLIHQRSCKLKGDRPRAPNPTSSDDPAGPKKASSGIPARPKTLICYICGREFGTLSLPIHEPKCLEKWKIENDRLPREHRRPLPQKPQTLSTGLSNQEGSTQAQLVPCPNCCRTFAPDRLPVHQRSCKAQPSGQKIQNLTLGSKGGLKESTNSKQPRNMAAPTVTDKPTMIRRPPTVVCYICGREYGTKSIAIHEPQCLKKWHNENNLLPKELRRSEPKKPEVRTITAKGFYDLDALNEAAWTSALSQLVPCNICGRTFLPDRLIVHQRSCKPKVAK
- the LOC474655 gene encoding zinc finger protein 474 isoform X4 is translated as METGKEKRVCNKLQQTFHHSKEPTFLINQALLCSDSHSSLLPETEHVSLARKIKTGPQKMRPGTVILSKRSSWRIMSEGQPSPPVIPSRRPGFRVCYICGREFGSQSIAIHEPQCLEKWRIENSKLPKHLRRPEPSKPQPLGGTGSYNLQAVNEAAYQSFQAQLLPCESCGRTFLPDSLLIHQRSCKLKGDRPRAPNPTSSDDPAGPKKASSGIPARPKTLICYICGREFGTLSLPIHEPKCLEKWKIENDRLPREHRRPLPQKPQTLSTGLSNQEGSTQAQLVPCPNCCRTFAPDRLPVHQRSCKAQPSGQKIQNLTLGSKGGLKESTNSKQPRNMAAPTVTDKGTEPRDDNHRLEEVKDKASENVEEWIV
- the LOC474655 gene encoding zinc finger protein 474 isoform X5 produces the protein METGKEKRVCNKLQQTFHHSKEPTFLINQALLCSDSHSSLLPETEHVSLARKIKTGPQKMRPGTVILSKRSSWRIMSEGQPSPPVIPSRRPGFRVCYICGREFGSQSIAIHEPQCLEKWRIENSKLPKHLRRPEPSKPQPLGGTGSYNLQAVNEAAYQSFQAQLLPCESCGRTFLPDSLLIHQRSCKLKGDRPRAPNPTSSDDPAGPKKASSGIPARPKTLICYICGREFGTLSLPIHEPKCLEKWKIENDRLPREHRRPLPQKPQTLSTGLSNQEGSTQAQLVPCPNCCRTFAPDRLPVHQRSCKAQPSGQKIQNLTLGSKGGLKESTNSKQPRNMAAPTVTDKCYLHTYWKRSFHSTEVSCSSA
- the LOC474655 gene encoding zinc finger protein 474 isoform X3, yielding METGKEKRVCNKLQQTFHHSKEPTFLINQALLCSDSHSSLLPETEHVSLARKIKTGPQKMRPGTVILSKRSSWRIMSEGQPSPPVIPSRRPGFRVCYICGREFGSQSIAIHEPQCLEKWRIENSKLPKHLRRPEPSKPQPLGGTGSYNLQAVNEAAYQSFQAQLLPCESCGRTFLPDSLLIHQRSCKLKGDRPRAPNPTSSDDPAGPKKASSGIPARPKTLICYICGREFGTLSLPIHEPKCLEKWKIENDRLPREHRRPLPQKPQTLSTGLSNQEGSTQAQLVPCPNCCRTFAPDRLPVHQRSCKAQPSGQKIQNLTLGSKGGLKESTNSKQPRNMAAPTVTDKNQSSQNSLSLLLRELSQEMITIGWRKSRTRPAKM